From the Pedobacter cryoconitis genome, one window contains:
- a CDS encoding outer membrane beta-barrel protein — protein sequence MTRNYTTLLFLFCLSIFFTLPAAAQSPTGTIKGSVIDSATNKPIDFMTIALKRDNAVIKTMVVNASGNFSFEKIAPGKYIVTAIAIGYNAKNVSVTLTNGAADLGSILMVSQSNNLKEVSVTADRPLIKQEIDRISYDIQADPESKGLTVLDMMRKVPLLSLDADDNIKLKGSGNYKILINGKPSTMVARSPKDVLRSMPASSILRIEVITTPPAKYDSEGLSGIINIITSKKIDNGYNGSLNLRYQGPVGGPGMGGFVTVKQGKFGMTAYGGTGFYSSPRTESSTNRTTTGDLPTTLISNGTRRFDNNYRYGGVELSYEIDTLNLITMELNPYGGYNKSYTSQLFSLTDGHNNIGYNQQGTNRYGWNGFDATLNYQLGFKGHKDRLLTFSYKNGNSGNPLENHLIFLDRANFTDPDFNQKNNSRTKEQTLQLDYIHPLKSITVEGGVKGILRTNKSNFEYESLNSATGEFETDPARTNKFNNDQDVIGAYNSYAYNLKDWGFKAGIRAEGTFVKADFISAGSNVNTNYFNLIPTLSVNRKFKDQSSLNFGYTQRIERPGIDNLNPFVDRSNPNFWTTGNPDLKAVLSNNFELTYSKFKKGSINVGLSYRFANNTIQNVAVYNEEDKITRSTFFNIGKDKALSTNLNINYPITPKWNVAMNGNIGYIWIQGAIDGQLTKNDGLTGRAYINTGYKFEHGWKANASATFEAPEIQLQGQTSAFFFSSFSGSKEIIKDKLTLSAGINNVFSKFRYYTNTTQGANFTQNYRSQNYNRAFNVSLNWRFGKLKDAIKKNQRGIDNSDVKKSSTSGS from the coding sequence ATGACCAGGAACTACACAACCTTATTATTTTTATTCTGCCTCTCTATTTTTTTTACTTTACCTGCTGCCGCACAATCTCCAACAGGAACTATTAAAGGCTCGGTCATTGATTCTGCCACGAACAAACCGATCGACTTTATGACGATTGCCCTTAAAAGGGATAATGCTGTGATTAAAACCATGGTGGTTAATGCCTCAGGGAACTTTAGCTTTGAGAAGATCGCTCCGGGTAAGTACATTGTAACCGCAATTGCTATTGGCTATAATGCCAAAAACGTTTCAGTAACCCTCACCAACGGAGCTGCCGACTTAGGAAGCATCCTGATGGTTTCCCAATCCAATAATTTAAAGGAAGTTTCCGTTACCGCAGACCGCCCTTTGATTAAACAGGAAATTGACCGGATTAGCTATGATATCCAGGCAGATCCTGAAAGTAAAGGACTTACTGTGCTTGATATGATGCGTAAAGTACCATTGTTATCACTTGATGCCGATGATAATATCAAATTAAAAGGAAGTGGTAATTATAAGATACTGATTAATGGCAAGCCTTCTACCATGGTAGCCAGAAGCCCTAAGGATGTATTACGTAGTATGCCAGCTTCTTCTATTCTTAGAATAGAGGTAATTACTACGCCGCCTGCCAAATATGATAGTGAAGGCTTATCGGGTATTATCAATATCATTACTTCAAAGAAAATTGACAACGGCTATAATGGAAGTTTAAATTTACGTTATCAGGGGCCGGTTGGCGGACCTGGAATGGGAGGTTTCGTCACTGTTAAACAAGGTAAGTTTGGAATGACAGCTTATGGAGGAACTGGTTTTTACAGTTCACCACGAACAGAATCTTCTACGAACAGAACGACAACGGGAGATTTACCGACTACATTAATCAGTAATGGTACACGCAGATTTGATAACAATTACCGCTATGGTGGTGTAGAGTTAAGTTATGAAATTGACACTTTAAATTTGATCACTATGGAATTGAATCCTTATGGAGGTTATAATAAATCTTATACCAGCCAATTATTCAGTTTGACGGATGGCCATAACAATATTGGCTACAACCAGCAAGGTACAAACAGATACGGATGGAATGGTTTTGATGCGACACTGAATTATCAATTAGGTTTTAAAGGCCATAAAGATCGTCTGCTGACTTTTTCTTATAAAAACGGCAATTCGGGAAATCCGCTGGAAAACCACCTGATTTTTCTGGACAGAGCTAATTTTACTGATCCGGACTTCAACCAGAAAAACAATAGCCGAACCAAGGAGCAAACGTTGCAACTGGACTATATACATCCTTTAAAAAGTATTACTGTTGAAGGTGGGGTTAAAGGAATATTGAGAACAAACAAAAGTAATTTCGAATACGAAAGCCTGAACAGCGCTACGGGGGAATTTGAGACCGATCCTGCACGTACGAATAAGTTCAACAATGATCAGGACGTTATTGGTGCTTATAATTCTTATGCTTATAACCTGAAAGACTGGGGCTTTAAAGCCGGAATACGTGCTGAAGGTACCTTTGTAAAGGCAGACTTTATTAGCGCGGGGTCTAATGTGAATACGAATTATTTCAATCTGATCCCTACTTTATCAGTTAACCGCAAGTTTAAAGATCAGAGCAGTTTGAATTTCGGCTACACGCAAAGAATAGAAAGACCGGGTATTGATAATTTAAACCCTTTTGTAGACCGTTCTAATCCTAATTTCTGGACTACAGGTAACCCTGATCTGAAAGCTGTACTGAGTAATAATTTTGAACTGACTTACAGTAAGTTTAAAAAAGGATCAATAAACGTAGGGTTAAGTTACAGATTTGCAAATAATACGATTCAGAACGTTGCAGTTTACAATGAGGAGGATAAAATTACCAGATCTACGTTTTTTAATATAGGTAAAGATAAAGCATTGAGTACTAATCTGAATATTAACTACCCGATTACTCCGAAATGGAATGTTGCGATGAATGGAAACATTGGCTATATCTGGATCCAGGGTGCTATTGACGGACAGCTGACTAAAAATGATGGATTAACAGGACGTGCTTATATCAATACAGGTTACAAATTTGAGCATGGATGGAAAGCAAATGCAAGCGCGACATTTGAAGCACCAGAGATCCAGTTACAGGGGCAAACCAGTGCATTTTTCTTCTCTTCTTTTAGCGGAAGTAAAGAAATCATCAAAGATAAGCTCACACTCTCTGCTGGTATCAATAACGTCTTTTCAAAATTCAGATACTACACCAATACTACACAGGGAGCTAATTTTACACAAAACTACCGTTCCCAAAATTATAACCGGGCTTTTAACGTGAGTTTGAACTGGCGTTTCGGAAAATTAAAGGATGCAATTAAAAAGAACCAGCGTGGCATTGATAACAGTGATGTAAAGAAAAGCAGTACTTCGGGAAGTTAA
- a CDS encoding glycoside hydrolase family 30 beta sandwich domain-containing protein: MNKNMSLLGCALLCCAVLFSCKKDLSSAGAAAAPTIARANESVSVWITTSDKSKLLQTQANVTFAPDAGTNPSTINVDEATSYQGIDGFGYTLTGASASLINGLGAGQKNTLLQELFATTGSNIGISYLRISIGASDLSAQPFTYNDLPAGQTDNNLNNFSISREMTDLIPVLKSILAINPNIKILGSPWTAPVWMKTNGAYVNGSLKPEYYDAYARYLVKYIKAMRDQGITIDAITPQNEPLNPYNNPSMVMQATDQANFIKNNLGPQFRSNQINTKIIAYDHNTDRTDYPLAVLNDAAANAYVDGSAFHLYSGNISALTDVHNAYPNKNIYFTEQWVGGPSNFAGDLQWHVNTLIIGATRNWSRNVLEWNLAADQNYGPHTQGGCSTCEGALTVNGSNVTRNVSYYIIAHASKFVRPGAVRIASNIAGSIQNVAFKNADGTKVLIASNSGSSSNTFKVKWGAQSFTYTLPAGAVATFKWSGSATGNPGTAPIGQIVSLRGFNNQFVSGENGVKAMWCNRATPGDWEKFTIVDAGGGKIALMSMNKYVSSENGAASVTCSRATISEWEKFDWVVNADGKISFRGNNGFYLSSENGVNEMTCTRPTISGWEAFSLN; encoded by the coding sequence ATGAACAAAAACATGTCTTTATTAGGCTGTGCACTCCTATGCTGTGCCGTCTTATTTTCCTGTAAAAAGGATCTCTCATCCGCTGGAGCAGCGGCAGCACCAACAATTGCACGTGCTAATGAATCTGTAAGCGTATGGATAACGACCTCAGACAAAAGCAAATTATTGCAAACACAGGCCAACGTAACCTTCGCACCAGATGCCGGGACCAATCCATCGACCATTAACGTTGACGAAGCCACTTCCTACCAGGGAATTGACGGGTTTGGTTATACCTTAACCGGAGCAAGTGCCTCTTTAATTAACGGACTTGGCGCAGGACAGAAAAACACCTTACTTCAGGAATTATTTGCAACAACCGGATCCAATATAGGTATCAGCTATTTACGGATCTCTATTGGCGCATCTGATTTAAGTGCTCAACCTTTTACGTACAACGACCTTCCCGCAGGTCAAACAGATAATAACCTGAATAACTTTAGCATCAGCCGGGAAATGACAGATCTGATTCCTGTATTAAAAAGTATTCTGGCTATCAATCCGAATATTAAAATCCTGGGCTCACCATGGACAGCGCCTGTCTGGATGAAAACAAACGGAGCTTATGTGAATGGTAGTTTAAAACCAGAATATTATGATGCTTACGCAAGATACCTGGTTAAATACATTAAAGCGATGCGCGATCAGGGCATTACGATTGATGCGATCACTCCGCAAAACGAGCCTTTAAACCCTTATAACAATCCAAGTATGGTGATGCAGGCCACTGACCAGGCTAATTTCATCAAAAACAACCTTGGGCCACAATTCAGATCAAATCAGATCAATACTAAAATTATTGCTTATGATCACAATACAGACCGTACTGATTATCCGTTGGCTGTACTAAACGACGCTGCGGCAAATGCTTACGTGGATGGTTCTGCTTTTCACTTGTACAGTGGAAATATCAGTGCCCTGACTGACGTGCATAATGCTTATCCTAATAAAAATATTTATTTCACAGAGCAATGGGTTGGCGGGCCAAGCAACTTTGCCGGTGACTTACAATGGCACGTGAATACGCTGATTATTGGCGCTACAAGAAATTGGAGCCGTAATGTGCTGGAATGGAATCTTGCTGCTGATCAAAATTATGGCCCGCACACGCAAGGCGGATGCAGTACTTGTGAAGGTGCTTTAACAGTTAACGGAAGCAATGTAACCAGAAATGTATCTTATTACATTATTGCACATGCTTCTAAATTTGTGAGACCTGGAGCAGTAAGGATCGCTTCAAATATAGCAGGCAGCATCCAGAACGTAGCCTTTAAAAATGCCGATGGTACTAAAGTACTGATTGCTTCTAACAGCGGATCATCAAGCAATACCTTTAAAGTTAAATGGGGAGCGCAATCTTTTACTTATACCCTTCCTGCCGGTGCAGTAGCTACCTTTAAATGGTCTGGCTCTGCAACAGGAAATCCAGGTACAGCACCTATCGGACAAATTGTAAGTTTAAGAGGTTTCAACAACCAGTTTGTGAGCGGCGAAAACGGCGTTAAAGCGATGTGGTGTAACCGGGCAACTCCAGGGGACTGGGAAAAATTCACAATTGTAGATGCAGGTGGCGGCAAAATTGCGCTGATGTCTATGAACAAATATGTTTCTTCTGAAAACGGTGCCGCTTCAGTGACTTGCAGCAGAGCTACGATCAGTGAATGGGAAAAATTCGACTGGGTAGTCAATGCTGATGGTAAAATTTCTTTTCGTGGCAATAACGGTTTTTACCTTTCTTCAGAAAATGGTGTAAATGAAATGACCTGTACCAGGCCAACTATCTCAGGATGGGAAGCCTTTAGTTTGAATTAA